In the Bos taurus isolate L1 Dominette 01449 registration number 42190680 breed Hereford chromosome 21, ARS-UCD2.0, whole genome shotgun sequence genome, one interval contains:
- the LYSET gene encoding lysosomal enzyme trafficking factor isoform X1 — protein sequence MPKPPDYSELSDSLTLAVGTGRFSGPLHRAWRMMNFRQRMGWIGVGLYLLASAAAFYYVFEINETYNRLALEHIQQHPEEPLEGTTWTHSLKTRLLSLPFWFWTVVFLIPYLQMFLFLYSCTRADPKTVGYCIIPICLAVICNRHQAFVKASNQISRLQLIDT from the exons ATGCCAAAGCCACCCGATTATTCAGAACTGAGTGACTCTTTAACGCTTGCCGTGGGAACAGGAAGATTTTCGGGACCACT GCACAGAGCATGGAGAATGATGAATTTCCGTCAGCGGATGGGATGGATCGGAGTGGGACTGTATCTATTAGCAAGTGCAGCAGCATTTTACTACGTTTTTGAAATAAATGAGACTTACAACAGGCTGGCCTTGGAACACATTCAACAGCACCCAGAGGAGCCCCTTGAAGGAACCACGTGGACACACTCCTTGAAAACTCGGTTGCTCTCCCTGCCTTTTTGGTTCTGGACAGTTGTTTTTCTGATACCTTACTTACAGatgtttttattcctttactCTTGTACAAGAGCTGACCCCAAAACGGTGGGCTACTGTATTATTCCCATATGCTTGGCAGTTATATGCAATCGCCACCAAGCATTTGTCAAGGCTTCTAATCAGATCAGCAGACTACAACTGATTGACACATAA
- the LYSET gene encoding lysosomal enzyme trafficking factor isoform X2, whose translation MMNFRQRMGWIGVGLYLLASAAAFYYVFEINETYNRLALEHIQQHPEEPLEGTTWTHSLKTRLLSLPFWFWTVVFLIPYLQMFLFLYSCTRADPKTVGYCIIPICLAVICNRHQAFVKASNQISRLQLIDT comes from the coding sequence ATGATGAATTTCCGTCAGCGGATGGGATGGATCGGAGTGGGACTGTATCTATTAGCAAGTGCAGCAGCATTTTACTACGTTTTTGAAATAAATGAGACTTACAACAGGCTGGCCTTGGAACACATTCAACAGCACCCAGAGGAGCCCCTTGAAGGAACCACGTGGACACACTCCTTGAAAACTCGGTTGCTCTCCCTGCCTTTTTGGTTCTGGACAGTTGTTTTTCTGATACCTTACTTACAGatgtttttattcctttactCTTGTACAAGAGCTGACCCCAAAACGGTGGGCTACTGTATTATTCCCATATGCTTGGCAGTTATATGCAATCGCCACCAAGCATTTGTCAAGGCTTCTAATCAGATCAGCAGACTACAACTGATTGACACATAA